The sequence below is a genomic window from Streptomyces sp. NBC_00582.
CATCCGGCACCTCCCCCATACTCCCTGGGTGTGTCAATTTAACGGCTGATCTTGGTTGTTGAGTGATCAGTTGTTGCTCGGGGTCAGGCGACCCTCGAAGGCGATCTGGAACGCATTCAGGGGTGCTTTCCAGCGCATGGTCCACCGCTTGCGGCCCTTGCCCGTGGGGTCCAGGCTCATCAGGGCCATGTAGATGCACTTGAGGGCGGCGGCCTCGTTGGGGAAGTGGCCGCGGGCACGGACGGACCTGCGGATGCGGGCGTTGACGCTTTCGATCGCGTTCGTGCTGCAGATGACCTTGCGGATCTCGACGTCGAAGGAGAGGAAGGGCACGAACTCGGCCCAGGCGTCCGACCACAGCTTCACGATCGCCGGATACTTCCGGCCCCACGCTTCCTGGAACTCCAGGAACCGCTCCGTCGCGGCGTCCTCGCTGGGTGCGGTGTAGACGGGTTTGAGGGCCCCTGCGACCTTGTCCCAGTCCTGGCGGGCGGCGTAACGGAACGAATTGCGCAGCAGGTGAACGACGCACGTCTGGACAATCGTGCGAGGCCAGACGGCCTCCACCGCATCGGGAAGGCCCTTGAGCCCGTCGCAGACCAGCATGAGCACGTCGTCCAGGCCGCGGTTCTTCAGCTCGGTGAACACGTGCAGCCAGTACTTGGCGCCCTCGCCGCCGTCGCCGGCCCAGATGCCGAGGATGTCGCGGGTGCCGTCCACGGTCACCGCCATCACCACGTAGATGGGACGGTTCGCGACCTTCCCGTCCCTGATCTTGACGTTGATGGCATCGACGAACAAAACGGGGTAAACGCGGTCGAGAGGACGGCTCTGCCATTCCGCCATGCCGTCCATGACCTTGTCGGTGATGGTGGAGATGGTCTGCTTGGAGACCTCCGCCCCGTAGACCTCGGCCAGGTGAGCGGCGATCTCCCCATGGGTGAGGCCCTTCGCCGAGAGCGACAGGACCATCTCGTCCACTCCCGTCAGCCGCCGCTGCCGCTTCTTGACGATCTGCGGCTCGAACGTGCCCGAGGTGTCACGCGGGACTTTGACCTCGACCGGGCCGACGTCGGTCAGCACCGTCTTGGCCCGGCTCCCGTTGCGGGAGTTGCCGCTGCCCCGGCCGCCGGCATCGTGCTTCTCATAGCCGAGGTGATCGGTGATCTCACCTTCCAGGGCCGATTCCAGGACCCGCTTGGTCAGCTGCTGCAGCAGCCCACCCTGCCCGGTCAACTGCAGTCCCTCCGACCGGGCCCGCTCCACCAGCATCGCGACCAGCTGCTCATCCGACACGGGCTCAGGCTGCCCCAACCGGGCACTCTCGACAGGCTCCACGGTCTCCAACTCCACGGCGGTGTCAGTCACTTGACGTCTCTCCCATGATCGTCGGATCCGCCGTTAGATTTACACTCCCTACTCCCTACCAGCTCACATCCTTGAGTCACTGGTATTGCGGCTAGGCCGGTCATTACTGCATGCCGGCGCCCCCGCCAATGGTGGCGCACGGCCTTCTGGGTGGAGTTGAGACACGCAGCAGCATCATTCGCGCCCTGGACCATGAGCGAGACGGCGGCATCGGTGTGTGGCGGTCGGCCGGCCGGGTCGGATCGGGGCCTTCGTGCTGGCTGGCGTCCCCGCGTGCGGGGCGGTGTCGGCTTGGCTGAGGCGCTGCTCTTCACCGCAGCCGACGAGGTCCGCAGTGGCCCGGGCCGGTGAAGAACTAGAGGTCGACGTATGTGTGGCGGACCAGGGCGCATGCCCAGAGGTCGTACGACTGGGCTTCCTTACTGGCGGAGGCGGCGAGCGTGTACGACGCGGCGGCGTCGGTGTAGCGGTTGCCGTCGAAGACCAGTTCTCCGGCAAGCTGGAAGAGGTCGCCGGCCGCGCTGCACAGGGCCTGGGATTCCGTCGCTGGTCGGCCGTCGAGGGTGTCGTTGAGCGTGGTGAGCTGGTCACGGACGATCGGGTACACGGAGCCCTTGGCGCGGGCGAGTTGGTACACCTGCCACAGGTGGCCGTTCATGCGCAGGAAGTCCTCGGACGTCCCACGCCGGGCTCCGTCGGCGAGGGCGGCATGTCGTCGGCGGGCAGGGCCACCAGGGCGCTGGTGACGGCTATGGCGCGCAGAAACTGGCGTCGGATCATGTCGTCGAGGTCCCCTGAGCCGTGGTGGTCGCGAGGCG
It includes:
- a CDS encoding IS256 family transposase; the encoded protein is MLVERARSEGLQLTGQGGLLQQLTKRVLESALEGEITDHLGYEKHDAGGRGSGNSRNGSRAKTVLTDVGPVEVKVPRDTSGTFEPQIVKKRQRRLTGVDEMVLSLSAKGLTHGEIAAHLAEVYGAEVSKQTISTITDKVMDGMAEWQSRPLDRVYPVLFVDAINVKIRDGKVANRPIYVVMAVTVDGTRDILGIWAGDGGEGAKYWLHVFTELKNRGLDDVLMLVCDGLKGLPDAVEAVWPRTIVQTCVVHLLRNSFRYAARQDWDKVAGALKPVYTAPSEDAATERFLEFQEAWGRKYPAIVKLWSDAWAEFVPFLSFDVEIRKVICSTNAIESVNARIRRSVRARGHFPNEAAALKCIYMALMSLDPTGKGRKRWTMRWKAPLNAFQIAFEGRLTPSNN